The window CAAGTTAGTTCAAAGAAATTGGAACACTCAAAGtgagaaattctttttttcaaacCAATAAGCTGTCATAAATTACGATGTATGATGCGATAAACTGCCTTTCAAAAGTGAATTTGAATTACCAAAAGCACAAGGGTTTGGAATTAGTACGcatatgtttatttttatacaacaataatataactTACAGTTTTTAAACTTTAATATACtactaatattaaaatttatatttcattgtactaaacTCACGGACcccttataataaaaaaaatatattttttttcctaacatTTCAGTAGCATATATTGCAACTTGATCAAAACACTTTTTAATGTACAGTGTAAGTTTACTAATAAATGAATAGTGTAAAATACAGTCTCATTCCTTGAGGTTTTACCTAATGACACTCCAACCAAATCTTAATCGAAATAGACACTACACCCTCATTCTCAATCGTAAAATTGATAATCCATTTCATTCTCCATGTTGACCTAATTGGAAAAAGTTTTTTTAGTCCTTCATctttagtttatttttcaattttgtcctaattcatactattttttaatattgtttCAAGGTTACACAATTAGTCCATGTTTGGATcatattatttaaatcatcAATAAATTTGTTGACATACAAATTTTTTATGGATGAAAAAAGTTCGAAAATTAGtttatacataaaaaaaaaagaagaaaaagaaatgcttATAACTACTCTATTGGAGATTATCGGTGATCATTAAGGTGTTTGATTACCTATGGTGGAGCATTTGTCATTGGCGGGGCTCTACTTGTAACACTGACATCTTAAATTAGGACCTCTAAAATCTTAGTATAGGGCTGATGTTATAAATCTTGAAAATAGTCGCCAGTAACTTCGTGGGAGTGTTGATGGTATTTATTGTGAAACACGAGTATTCGGTATACGTACGATCTCTTAGTGTCAAATGTAGTGATTTTGGATATCAATCTCGAGGTGTGGATGTTTGGTTGTCGGACACCcttactttatttttctaatgaaTGGACACATTGGCTTTAGACTGTTGAGAGCTCTAATGGTTATTGACGAATTATTCTCTtctcttatttatttgaaaatatttcttgttcttaaaaatattatacatTAATAAGTTTATCGAAAATTCAAACAGTATAATCAAAGGAAATAACACCGTAAAATGTTAAAGATCAGAATAATTCAAAAGCATAAAAATAGGatgaaagtgaaaagaaaataaaaattgagcgTCAAAAGAAATTTATCTTATTAAGTCAACAAGTTCAATGGTAGGAGTGTTTATTTTGATTAAGAATGGAACAGAGTGTCATTTTATAAAATCTCCTAGGCGCAGAGTGTATTTTACCcggataaataaataataacgGAGTACAGGTTTGATACAGTATCACACGAACAAATAAGGAATCAAGTAGCCTTCAGGTCGGCATAGATTCATGCATCGGGACGTAAAAGCATACAGAAAGACTAGCAACAGGGTGCAATTGTGGAAATCTTCATACCTAATTCACAAcacaaaactaaaaaaatacatgatcAAGACAAAACATCACTAGCAATGTCCTCAGATGATTAGTGACAaatgttttcttttatctgaaatttttttttatcgattAATTCAACTGCTTCATTAAcatttcattccattccaCTCGGACGTGCTAGCTCAATTCTAGCTAGTACATCAATATGTCAGCAGGGGCCATGATAGGCTGGGTTGCCAGGAAGGAGTCGGTCCACAGACTGTTGTTGTTCACCGCGATGCTTCCGGCACCGCCGATGTCATCATCTTCCTCTGGGAAATAGATCACTGAGTTGATGCAACCAACTATCTGGTCGAGGGACTCAAGCCGGCGGGTCAACTCGGCCACCTGGGCCTGGAGCACCGAGTTCTCTGCCTCCACGGTGAGGTAGAGCTGGACGGTGGTCCCGACGGCAGCCATGAGCTTGCCGTTCTCAGCACGGAGGGATGCCAGCTCCGCTGTCAAATCATTGAGGTGCTTCTGCTTCCTCATCCTCGACCGGCGGGCCGACTCGCGGTTCGAGACCATGCGCTTCCGCTTCCTTTGTTCCATGGTGAGCTGCCGCTCCGAGTTGCCTGAGCTGCCCGAGTTCTGACTCTTAGCGCTGACTGACGCGCTCGAGTAAGACGCCATGGGAGAACAAGAACAACAAAGAACAACTGAACCCTAGATCAAACTAAAAACACCTAATCGCGTTACAGAAGAAGGATTACGATCGTTCAATCGAGATGAATGGAGGGTTTGTTGGGTGAGGGTCAGTTCATGAGAAAACGTAGAACCAGTAGAGGAAGACGACGGAGAAGGACTGGACGAGGTGGGTGCGGCGGCGGAGGGTGGAGTTGACCATAAAACCGGAGCGGAGGACTTCGCTCAGAACCGGAGACATGGAATGGATTAGCTTATTGCCTCGTACATACACACCATAGCCGATCTTGATTGATAAATGGCAAGAGCTTCAGAGGTTGGGAGGCAATTCGAGAGGTACGTATTAGTGGCGGAGGAGAAGATGGGGAAAGGGAAGAGGTTTATAGAAGGAGGGGAAGAAGGAATATATAGACCAGAGGGCGCTCActggaaataattaaaaagttgTATATTGCTtttctttaactttttttttttaaatttcttgggTGGACAAAAAGCTATAAATTAAGTGGGGTTGCAACTATAATTACTTTAAACCACGTACTGCTGGCagcataaattattataataaaataaatagtgTGGGCTCGGGGGGATTCTGCCGTTTGACAGTTTTGAGTGAGTTGATTTGTTTGTGGCTCTTTAtcatttatgaaatttagatAAAACTATCAAGGTTGCTTGAGGTTGAAGTCTGATGTTTCtcttatataaagaaaatacatGGAAAGTTTTACCTTTCAAATATTAGGTGcccattaaaatataaattaatagtaAACTGTCATTTTAATTCTCTTGCTTTTGCTATAGACTAGCCAACATGAATTAATTTAAACAATTGGACATTTATTAGGCTTAAGTaaaatctcggattcgagtttttATGAATGCACAAAATTCATGCTAAAAAAcctttatcccttagtgggtcgacccgactcgactgaattagttgggATCCAATTAAATTTTTCGGATATTAgaattcacaccgaaaaaatagTTTTAATTCTCTTCATCTAGTTAAGGACTAGCCAACATTTTTGGTTCCATATTTGATTGATGAATAGGAGTAGATTTGAACACATCAGGCTTTTAACGGCTCGCAAACTGAACTAGGTAGGCTGGTAACTTTAGCTCAGGTCATGAGCAGGATCAGGTCGGCAATAGGACGGGCAACAGTCGATGCAACTAGACGCGTAGTGCGCACTAATGTACCCAGTGACTGCATATTGTTGTCCTTAATAGCGAAATTCACTTCGATATAAAAGAAAGTTATGCAGATTCATGTGATTTCAGACTTTTTGGGATTTTGACTAAAACGCGGAGATCAAATGACCTGAAACACTTTTGAAACCAGAATGAAGGGAAGATTTTTGAAGAATGATTTTACCATCGGAAACCAAACAAAGTCCTGGATTTATTCTATATAACTCCAATAGCATGAGGGAAgtggggagagagaggagagagaagattCAGATTGGGGTCAATTTCTGAAAGGACAACAAATTTGGGcacttttgaaatattagGATGGCACACTTTTGACGCGTCAGTCTTCTAGTGGATAATTCATAGATGACGTGGTATAAATTCTACCGTTGATCATGTTGGCGCAGTCTTGTGATCAACGGGTAAGAAAACTTGGGTGCATATATACTAATTATCGTAATCGTACTGGAGAGTTCCCTCTGAGGAATGGCCACGGACGCAGTATATGGCAGGAATATATGATGGAGAGATTGTTGCAATCTTGTACGGTACCGACATCATGTGCGTCGTCTCAGTAAGGATAGTGGGCAAGTTGATGATATCAAAGAGGATTTTCAGGGAACAAATAATCTTGCCCACACGAACCAGGTTCGAACTCGGGTTTCGAAAGCGGTTTTGAATTTGAGCTCTCCTTAGCAGTTTTTATGGTTGAGCTCTTTTTGAGATCGTACTAGTAAGAGCAATTAGATCTTGAGAAATGGAGAATTGGATTTCAAAGTCGTCGTATGATCTTTTtttgaataaagtaaatttcGATAATATCCCTTATAATTTATGAAGTGATTATTACACAAACCGATCTCTTATCTGATTTTTTTACCGTAACcaaattttatcatatttaaaggaaaaataatagaaatcaGTGAAATTAAGGATAATGTAtagttaattttaaaagaagaGGTGTTActgattattttataaattatagggGGTATTGTCGAAATTTATCATTTCAAATataaagtaagctcgcagacTTAGTAGGGATGGGAGTGAGGAGTTTAAGCAGCGGATAGAACCTCATCAGTAAGAATCAAACCTAATAATTCTTTGTCTTTGGCCGAAAATAATATCACCCCATCAGATTTCGTTTCTCAGTTCATCATCATATACTTTTTAGATGAGACTATGAGACGTAATTGAGTTTATTGGTTccgtaaaatatatatatatatatatatattatttatttgcacACTGCACTGCGGACATCGTCCAAATTTTATAGTTTATTAGTCAAGAAAATTCACAGGATGATCTGACCATAGAAAAAAGTCGAGACACAGTAAGGTGGTCGCCTTTATCATGCTGGAGCTAGAATTAGAAGGCTTGAATTTCCACGTGCTGCAAATGTTACCGCAGTATCCTCCTACGTACTCCCGGTGCACCGTGGGCCCAAAGCACTTTCGACAAATTTGCCCCGCTGGTCATTTCGAGGTGTATCTGGACCGGGAACGGTAACCTTTTTTACCATTAAAGCCAATCGACGACTTGAGGCTGCGCGTCTGTTtcgacccttttttttttctttcacgATCTCTGTATCTCTTCGTCCAAATTTACCTCCTCTTTTAAGTCAGCCCAATAAATCGTTCTTATCGGCTTATGTGGCTgcgctttctttttttttttttcgatggaTTAAGGGGCAAGTCTTAAAGCAATttacaaattacaaagaaATGGTATAATAGCCCCTACAATGCCGTCTGCTAATAACAGACCTAACGTATCAAATGTAGAGTATAGATGCTTAATGAAAGACCGATTTCACATCTCGCCAATCGATCCGTACAGCGATTTTCCTCTCGACAAATATATTGTATTCATACCTCTAAGCTTGTCAAGATTAAGAATTTCACGGACcgatatttcattatttttcccaataatttattatagcACGCATGCATGATAGCTTGCTGCTGGTATTGTTAAATATTCATTAGATAAAGCTGTTTTATAACATATGAAATAAAAGGACGAGAGGAAAAGATAAGAATGCAGACAAGAAAAGTGGGCTGCCATATTTTATATGCATGCAAAGCAATAAAAAGATACAATAGAGAGAAAATGCTTTTCAATATCTGCATTCCTCATCGAACATAATTTGTTCATTAAAAAACCGAGGGTTTTCAACTCTTGTGGGCACATTAATTTATTACGACGTTTGTTTGAATTATGCATGCGATTTTTATTAATCTTAGTGGTATATATCAATTTGCCTAGGCATATAAACTGTTAAGAAGTTACCAATTAAGTGTTGGTTTAGACGGTTCGAATATCAGTTTTGAATATTGTAAACAAAAAATCCACCATCatgtgagttttttttttccttaatggGTCAACTTGTCTCAAATTTAGTTTAATCAAGGCACATTAAACTTCCAGATATTGGATGgtctaaattaaaaattatcgAAAGATTATTAAAAGGGGATGTAGCGTAGCACATGCTCTCTCCTGATAATAAAGAGGTTATTGGTTTGATACTCATTGGAACTCTCTGTATCCCTCTATTAGCTATTAGTAATTATCTTTCGTCATACTAGGTCTCTAGACCTcccttataacaaaaaaaaatcaaaaaaattaatggcaTATATCAATATTAAGCATTCTGTGACTT of the Punica granatum isolate Tunisia-2019 chromosome 6, ASM765513v2, whole genome shotgun sequence genome contains:
- the LOC116210330 gene encoding bZIP transcription factor 11-like, whose product is MASYSSASVSAKSQNSGSSGNSERQLTMEQRKRKRMVSNRESARRSRMRKQKHLNDLTAELASLRAENGKLMAAVGTTVQLYLTVEAENSVLQAQVAELTRRLESLDQIVGCINSVIYFPEEDDDIGGAGSIAVNNNSLWTDSFLATQPIMAPADILMY